The region TTCTCCTACATAGTTTTGTAGGTAAATTAATGAATTAATACATTTCTTGTTTCCTTTTGTgacgggacaacgacagtcggtataaccaaagttagtattgaccaagttaggaaacggcgctcgtgtccgccattacggagcccacagagcgtgaatcgcctatacaaatgcatggtcggtatgtgtttatttagttcttgtaagcgatacaaagctagaaaacacgtatagcggttgttttatcatttaaaatataatttctaatataatcttgttatataatattagatctaggaattaatgtgaagtaaattaatattttgactggttttcggcgtacagtgtggtttaacagggtactttacgttggcgattcaGACTAGCatcaatcagcttagtttacataatagtatatgatcatacctacgaatctacagagccattctttactacatttataatccaacatgagtggacatgcagctccaaactgcttaagtactagcagataaggtgttcgcgttttccgatttcataaagtcccgtaacgcagaaaaggtagcttactaattcaagcagaggaccaaaaatagtaacttagtattgttttcctcaatgtcacttcgatataggcaaattttacacagataccttaagttttgttgccgggtatacgtgttgagtttgtgagccaaaaagtaaaatcacggttatttacatgcaaaactgcagctagatacaccagtttatggtaatgttatgcgtttgtatttatggtaatgttatttttgtttgtatttttatattttaaacatgttcttttatgtttttggttagtaaacctgatattttctgtttttttactcgattgagtgttcaataaaagttgattatttttgtgaggtttattattgtgataagatataacattagtagaaaaacatttttacgcgcagaagtgcttggtttttaaaaaatcgcaatatttaaacgataaacagcacccagcaatgataaaatgctatgccgtgggctccgtaatggtggcgactatgacgtcatagacgctagacaatggataacaagactcgttgttttacaatccgtttcctaacttggtctatactaactttgggttgGGCTGCCCAacttgggcagtgggcacattcctcccgattgttatattataaaacgtcataattaatagttacgttgcGATAGGACACGTGACGTGACAactgaataaaaaattgttctaattccaagcgaaggaatgttatattgaatgcaacgcgtgtgtgtgcgtcttagcactttctggctgcgtgcgtgtctgtGGTAAAGGTGGCTTAGGGGTTGCAAAACcgtggttgcagcaatttataatatttcattataaaaaagttNNNNNNNNNNNNNNNNNNNNNNNNNNNNNNNNNNNNNNNNNNNNNNNNNNGTATTTCGACAtagaaatagtaaaacaaaacacacattacagtttgtgagccaaaaagtaaaatcacggttatttacatgcaaaactgcagctagatacaccagtttatggtaatgttatgcgtttgtatttatggtaatgttatttttgtttgtatttttatattttaagcatgttcttttatgtttttggttagtaaacctgatattttctgtttttttactctttaatcgattgagtgttcaataaaagttgattatttttgtgaggtttattattgtgataagatataacattagtagaaaaacatttttacgcgcagaagtgcttggtttttaaaaaatcgcaatatttaaacgataaacagcacccagcaatgataaaatgctatgccgtgggctccgtaatggtggcgactatgacgtcatagacgctagacaatggataacaagactcgttgttttacaatccgtttcctaacttggtctatactaactttgggtatAACATGGATACTCTGcatcatacaactcgtgcccgctttGTTATTGATTGTATTCTGTATGGCTAAAAATTGGAACAAATATTTCGTGACCACTGCGTTGGAAAATTAGCGTTGCGTTTCTTACACACATTCGCGTATCACTTTCGTAATGGTGGAAACATCGAGTTGGTAATTCCTTGGTTACGATGCGCGTACCGCTcgtaaatttattataaaatttttttataattctgctCTATAAATAAATTCGTTGTAAACATGTGTTTGAGTGCTTTgtgtatattgtttaaatagaaaatgttaCTACCTTTGTAGGTCTGTGTGTTCTTAAGCAAGACAATTTACAGCCATTCCTTCAACACAGTGGTGACTAATGAGTTatctgaattgtcagccaaacataaaaacaatcacccacaaagttagatggtaacttgtaaatgggcacgaggtgtatgaaacaaaacgtcCGTGTTGTAACCTCTTGCACAGAAACGCAatgataaatgaataaatttcatttgtGCATCTACAGGTGAAACACAAGAACAAAAGGCATCAAAACTACAAACAGAGCATCCGAAACTCTACTTGGCATATTTCTTCATGGTAAATATATACTTACGTATGGttcaaaaaatttgtttagcgcccctgtctgtaacccagaggtattTGGATCTAGGCTCTTCGTTGATACCATTATAAACGTATGCGCCCTTGGACGTATGTTTACGCCCAAGAGTGGTAACGTTACAGTAACGTATTTGACTGCAAATTATAATCCATcccataaaaacatttttttatgacaCTTGTACACTTTACGTTCTTCTTCTTTACGCCTTAGCTCTCTTGATTTacctattatattttttacttaacaCATCACTTAATTCAAGTACTTCAGGTTTTTATGAGATTGGTGATCGAGGTTGGATTTATGGTTGGCCAATACTTTCTCTATACTTACAAGTTCGTTGTACCTGAGTTGTGGCAATGCAGTCACTGGCCTTGTCCCAATGTGGTCGATTGCTTCGTTTCAAGGTGTGTGTAATATAAgaatgtgtgtctggtgcataagaagacactcacgttacaacttgaaagcgagcatgaggtgtatatgactacaccatgtgtatctagtgtataagaagacacccatgttataactcaacagtgagcatggactgtataaatacaccatgtgtgtttggtgtataagaagacattcatgttattactcgacagtgagcatgaggtgtatgaatacaccgtgtgtctatggtgtataagaagacattcaTGGTAAACCACcggaaaacaatttttagacAATGCTGTAAAAGATTGCCATAACACCGTtggttaataatatttatctcCCAGACCAAAAGAGAAAACGATTCAAACTTGTATCTTCTACGTCACTGGTTGCATCATGGTCGTTCTCAATGTGATCGAGTTATATCACATCGGTGGCAACGTTGGTAAAGCTTGGAGCAATAGAAGTAATGATATTACGAAAGAAGTGTTTGGGGAAAATGCCGGCCCTAACTTTGAGGCCCCCGGTGGCATGAGACATTGGGTGCCGGGGACAGAGGGTATGTACCAAGAATACCCAAGTGGTTACCCCGACGTAACAGGAATACCACGGTATACTGTCGTTAGGCGTACAGGCATTGATTTACGTTTGCCGCAAtcggaaagagaaaactaagaATTGATATGTACACATTTTAATTGTTCGCCGTTCGGCACATTATTAGTGTGAGCTTAATGTATCTTAtatatcctcacatggcggggcagcgacagtcgtCGTGTTCTCCTTTCATATGTCTGGTATTTTATAGTTTCATATGACTTACCACGGCTGGAAATGTGTGGTTACTTGGTGATCACTGtaaattaaagttacataagtgtaTTAACTTGTAAGTGAAGACGATCACGAGGTCTCGAAGATGAAACATATGCTATGTTTGACCGGGGCCGTGGCACAATGGCTGGGTCTCCTGTCTGTTGGCAAtagaaataagttacacacatggtaacccgtaagcaggcacgaggtgtattaacaccagtgttataacgactgtcgatttccggctacgcgaggataaggtattctttcattcattatGTTATAACGAAGTGCTATTCATTTAATCCGCCACCCTATACCTATCctatacaaaaacacattCATACATTACACCTTTCTTTTCTttggatattttaaaatcgtttCGGAGACTTTCTATACATAACATCTGCAAATGTTCTACCAAGAATGTCACccgaaaataatcacccatagaattatatatacgtggtaacttataatgCGGGCACGGGtgagtaaataagttacattcacaaaAGCTGNNNNNNNNNNNNNNNNNNNNNNNNNNNNNNNNNNNNNNNNNNNNNNNNNNTTGAGGCCCCCGGCTGGCATTGAGACATTTTGGGTGCCGGGGGCAGANGGGTATGTACCAACGAATACCCANACGTGGTTACCCCGACGTAACAGGAATACCACGGTATACTGTCATTAGGCGTACAGGCATTGATTTAAGTTTGCCGCAAtcggaaagagaaaactaagaAGTGATATgtacatattttaattgttcGCTGTTCGGCACATTATTAGTGTGAGCTTAATGTATCTTAtatatcctcacatggcggggcagcgacagtcgtCGTGTTCTCCTTTCATATGTCTGGTATTTATAGTTTCATATGACTTACCA is a window of Ciona intestinalis unplaced genomic scaffold, KH HT001148.1, whole genome shotgun sequence DNA encoding:
- the LOC100175269 gene encoding gap junction beta-6 protein — translated: MAWHIVQKLVEGVGEHSTLFGKFWITLFFIIRFLFVVTLAESTWTDNESEKMEDNYLEGIVCNTLSPGCKNVCFNAFSPISPIRYWCFQLLATALPPIMFNIYVKHKMALIVRATRRKRKYENAITLQYGIQEIAERPIPNETNGETQEQKASKLQTEHPKLYLAYFFMVFMRLVIEVGFMVGQYFLYTYKFVVPELWQCSHWPCPNVVDCFVSRPKEKTIQTCIFYVTGCIMVVLNVIELYHIGGNVGKAWSNRSNDITKEVFGENAGPNFEAPGGMRHWVPGTEGMYQEYPSGYPDVTGIPRYTVVRRTGIDLRLPQSEREN